From the genome of Sphingobacterium kitahiroshimense, one region includes:
- a CDS encoding SixA phosphatase family protein: MSKNLYIVRHAKAEQSFSKKDFDRILLDKGIERAQRVSYQLALQMQADSATLCISSSAIRAYQTAEIFIKAIKYPQIALIKEDQLYEATYLDILKLINQVPPHIHTLFIFGHNPGLSDFIEYVSNESVPLSTSQVVQLVLDEGFDFNSLTSNTATLLNTLV, from the coding sequence ATGTCTAAAAATCTCTATATCGTCCGTCATGCCAAGGCTGAACAGTCATTTTCTAAGAAAGATTTTGACCGTATATTATTAGACAAAGGCATAGAAAGAGCACAACGTGTTTCTTATCAGCTGGCCCTACAGATGCAAGCGGATTCTGCTACGCTCTGTATCTCATCATCTGCAATCAGAGCATATCAAACCGCAGAAATATTTATTAAAGCAATTAAATACCCTCAAATCGCTTTAATTAAAGAAGATCAGCTGTATGAGGCCACTTATCTGGATATTCTAAAATTAATTAATCAGGTTCCACCTCACATACATACCCTGTTTATATTTGGTCACAACCCTGGTTTATCAGATTTTATTGAATATGTGAGTAATGAATCTGTCCCTTTATCAACATCGCAAGTTGTACAACTTGTTCTTGATGAAGGTTTTGATTTTAATAGTCTAACATCCAATACTGCTACGCTTTTAAATACCTTAGTATAA
- a CDS encoding alpha-1,2-fucosyltransferase yields the protein MKIVKFLGGLGNQMFQYAFYLNLQQHFKTVKADLKDFETYSLHNGFELEDIFPIKLEMATSSQLNLYQPYIRKWIWRKLKRLNGSKNAYLEETTFFSYQPILFKENKKRYFWGYWQHINYIKPVEDQLSKDFQFPPIIENNNIKLVENLKNQNTVSIHIRRGDYLNEPSFVGICDLVYYQKAIKFMQENLQDPLFVFFSNDIKWCRDNFSGLNTKFVDWNTGKDSFRDMQLMSLCQHNIIANSSFSWWASWLNKNPNKIIISPEKWINDTDLKTDGLILPTFVTF from the coding sequence ATGAAAATCGTCAAATTTCTAGGAGGGCTAGGAAATCAAATGTTTCAATATGCATTCTATCTGAACTTACAACAGCATTTTAAAACTGTAAAAGCAGATCTAAAAGATTTTGAGACCTACTCTTTACATAATGGTTTTGAATTGGAAGATATTTTTCCAATCAAGTTAGAAATGGCGACTTCTTCCCAACTCAACTTATACCAACCTTATATTAGAAAATGGATTTGGAGAAAATTAAAAAGGCTTAATGGTTCAAAAAATGCTTACCTTGAAGAAACTACCTTTTTTTCTTACCAACCCATTCTTTTCAAAGAAAATAAAAAACGATATTTTTGGGGCTACTGGCAACATATCAACTATATAAAACCCGTTGAAGATCAGTTAAGCAAAGATTTTCAATTTCCCCCAATAATAGAAAATAATAACATTAAGCTAGTGGAAAACCTTAAAAATCAAAATACGGTTTCTATTCATATCCGCAGAGGCGATTACCTTAATGAGCCATCATTTGTTGGAATATGTGATTTAGTCTACTACCAAAAAGCAATCAAATTTATGCAAGAAAATTTACAAGATCCTCTATTTGTATTTTTCTCGAATGATATAAAGTGGTGTAGAGATAATTTTAGTGGATTAAATACAAAATTTGTAGATTGGAATACAGGTAAAGATAGTTTTAGAGATATGCAACTCATGAGCTTATGCCAACACAATATAATCGCCAATAGTAGTTTTAGCTGGTGGGCTTCTTGGCTAAATAAAAATCCAAATAAAATAATAATAAGTCCAGAAAAATGGATTAACGATACTGATTTGAAAACTGATGGTTTAATTCTTCCAACTTTTGTGACATTTTAA
- a CDS encoding glycosyltransferase family 2 protein, with product MENKIEVTVLMTAYNASKYISESIKSVLNQTFKNFELLIINDGSTDNTSLIAHSFNDERIRIIENDRNRGLIYSRNIALKEANGNYIAILDSDDLALPNRLMTQFKAFQNNSALAVVGSRALIINEKGIRTGEKLDVFSEINKIRVTLFFENTIVHSSAMIRTKVFREVNGYQGDSLIEDYDLFFRISTLYPIENLTEYLVEYRIHDTNISIKKRKELDEALLKLKRKQLLELGVQSNDEDIHMILNNFKDATLTLDKCFKLLCTLKNSNNQFLIYDKTSFNIALFERWYNLVLQKGHVKSILFLFRLPLFEWRIVTAKQIRKTFKRSLKSILATSKIKS from the coding sequence ATGGAAAATAAAATTGAAGTAACCGTTTTAATGACAGCCTATAATGCTTCAAAGTACATTTCAGAATCAATAAAAAGTGTATTAAACCAAACTTTTAAAAACTTTGAACTCTTAATTATAAATGACGGTTCTACAGACAATACGAGTCTTATCGCACATTCATTTAATGATGAAAGGATCCGTATCATTGAAAATGATAGAAATAGAGGACTTATTTATAGTAGAAACATAGCATTAAAAGAAGCTAATGGTAACTATATTGCAATTTTGGATAGTGACGACCTCGCTCTTCCCAATCGTCTAATGACTCAATTTAAAGCCTTTCAAAATAATTCGGCATTAGCCGTTGTTGGAAGCAGGGCATTAATTATTAATGAGAAAGGCATACGTACTGGAGAAAAATTAGATGTTTTCTCTGAAATAAATAAAATTCGAGTGACCTTGTTTTTTGAAAATACTATAGTACATTCTTCAGCAATGATAAGGACCAAAGTATTTAGAGAGGTAAATGGGTATCAAGGAGACTCTTTAATAGAAGATTATGACCTTTTTTTTAGAATATCTACGCTATATCCAATTGAAAATCTTACAGAGTATCTTGTAGAATACCGGATACATGACACGAATATTTCTATAAAAAAACGTAAAGAACTTGATGAAGCACTTCTGAAATTAAAAAGAAAGCAACTCCTTGAACTCGGAGTTCAGTCAAATGATGAAGATATTCATATGATTTTGAATAATTTTAAAGATGCTACATTGACACTTGACAAGTGTTTTAAATTGCTTTGCACTTTAAAAAATAGTAACAATCAGTTTTTAATTTATGATAAAACTAGCTTCAATATAGCTCTTTTCGAAAGATGGTATAACTTAGTTTTACAAAAAGGTCATGTTAAATCGATACTTTTTTTATTTCGTTTACCTCTTTTTGAATGGCGAATTGTAACAGCTAAACAAATTCGAAAAACATTTAAAAGATCTTTAAAATCAATTTTGGCAACATCAAAGATTAAATCATGA
- a CDS encoding glycosyltransferase, which yields MGLKKSVKYWINKQYYIKELKKDQRFTTEIPSKPVFKEIVFPIYDKPIVTIIIPYYNQQNYTWECLKSIFQNLPDISFEIILVNDNSSEKFDFSFIKNIHIVNNTENIGFLNSVNKAINLANGEYIYLLNNDTIVSKGFLDELYYVFTTYDNVGAVGSKLLNQDGSLQEAGCVFTKDCTISQIVKKEHYYPEVNYIYQVDYCSGCSILFKKHKDNNELNRFDIQFAPAYFEETDLCFDLKYRQGKDIYYTPFSQIVHFNGVSYNAKKEETLTKKQELFAKNLKLFKQKWGIEINKIQAETTDQRLIELCGNKSIIFFYNKLPAYDNNSGELRLTEIIKAYKNLNYHVTLIAPKNRITNSYLEYFQKLGVCTFYEYLPNRDLIKFLRKFSENTAISWFYTADVFTKYYKKISSILKPKILIYDMVDISHLRFQRAMQNNEKNSSLKKAYKNALKNETIASRTADVVIPISKEEGKYMEKFCSNEKMVIISNIHYPKVNTENIPIFDDRSGLLFIGSHHHPNIDSVQFMIDEIMPLVWQTHPEILLNIVGDVNLKITRSHPKVIFHGYVPDVTSQFLNNRIMIAPLRYGAGVKGKIGQAFEYYLPVVTSKIGAEGMELIDNKNVLLAEDAKEFAEKIIQLYTNKNLWKKLQSNSEDSLKPFSKDELFNKIKEIEGKF from the coding sequence ATGGGACTTAAAAAAAGCGTAAAATACTGGATCAACAAACAATATTACATTAAAGAACTTAAAAAAGATCAAAGATTTACAACTGAAATTCCCTCAAAACCTGTTTTTAAAGAGATTGTTTTTCCTATTTATGATAAACCGATCGTCACCATTATTATTCCATACTATAATCAGCAGAACTACACCTGGGAATGTTTGAAATCAATTTTTCAAAACTTACCTGATATAAGTTTTGAAATTATTCTTGTTAATGATAATAGTAGTGAAAAATTCGATTTCTCTTTTATTAAAAATATACATATCGTAAATAATACTGAAAATATTGGTTTCTTAAATAGTGTCAACAAAGCTATCAACCTAGCAAATGGCGAGTATATCTATTTACTTAATAATGATACAATTGTTTCTAAGGGTTTTTTAGATGAATTATATTACGTATTTACAACATACGACAACGTTGGAGCAGTGGGATCAAAATTGTTAAATCAAGACGGTAGTTTACAGGAAGCGGGTTGTGTTTTCACGAAAGATTGCACCATCAGCCAAATTGTTAAGAAAGAACACTATTATCCGGAAGTAAACTATATATACCAAGTAGATTATTGCTCTGGGTGTAGTATTTTGTTTAAAAAGCATAAAGACAATAATGAACTTAATAGGTTTGATATACAGTTTGCTCCAGCTTATTTTGAAGAAACAGATCTTTGCTTCGATCTTAAATATCGTCAAGGAAAAGATATTTATTATACTCCTTTTTCACAAATTGTACATTTTAATGGAGTAAGTTACAATGCAAAAAAAGAAGAGACCCTGACAAAAAAACAAGAACTTTTTGCAAAAAATTTAAAGTTATTTAAACAAAAGTGGGGAATAGAAATAAATAAAATTCAAGCAGAAACTACTGATCAGAGATTAATAGAACTATGTGGAAACAAAAGTATAATTTTCTTTTATAACAAACTTCCCGCGTATGACAATAACTCAGGAGAATTAAGACTTACAGAAATTATAAAGGCATATAAAAACCTTAATTATCATGTTACATTGATCGCTCCAAAAAATCGAATTACTAATTCTTACTTAGAATATTTTCAGAAACTGGGTGTGTGTACTTTTTACGAATACTTGCCGAATAGAGATCTTATAAAATTTCTTAGAAAATTTTCAGAAAACACTGCAATTAGCTGGTTTTATACAGCAGATGTTTTCACTAAATACTATAAAAAGATTTCTAGTATTTTAAAACCAAAAATACTCATCTACGACATGGTAGACATTAGTCATCTACGTTTTCAAAGAGCAATGCAAAACAATGAGAAAAACAGCTCATTAAAAAAAGCATATAAAAATGCATTAAAAAATGAAACTATAGCGTCAAGAACCGCAGATGTAGTCATACCAATTTCTAAAGAGGAAGGTAAGTACATGGAAAAATTCTGTTCGAATGAAAAAATGGTCATTATTTCAAATATTCATTACCCAAAAGTAAATACCGAAAATATTCCCATATTTGACGACAGAAGTGGACTGCTCTTTATTGGTTCACATCACCATCCCAATATAGATTCGGTACAATTTATGATTGATGAGATTATGCCACTAGTTTGGCAAACACATCCAGAAATATTACTCAATATCGTTGGTGATGTAAATTTAAAAATTACCAGATCTCATCCAAAAGTTATTTTTCATGGGTATGTTCCAGATGTTACTTCACAATTCTTAAATAATAGAATTATGATCGCACCACTTCGCTACGGTGCGGGAGTAAAAGGTAAAATAGGACAAGCTTTTGAATACTACCTCCCTGTAGTCACAAGTAAAATTGGAGCTGAAGGGATGGAGCTTATTGACAACAAGAACGTCTTGCTAGCAGAAGATGCAAAAGAATTTGCTGAGAAGATTATTCAACTATATACAAATAAAAATCTATGGAAAAAATTACAAAGTAATTCTGAAGATAGTCTAAAACCATTTTCAAAAGACGAGTTATTTAATAAAATTAAAGAAATAGAAGGAAAATTTTAA
- a CDS encoding glycosyltransferase family 2 protein, whose product MDIRISLIISTYNWPQALHLCLSSALNLLTKPFEIIIADDGSSAETEEVIRNFIAKNKIQIKHVWHEDNGFRLSQIRNKAISKAEGNYIVQIDGDIIMHPHFITDHLYLAKKNHFVTGSRALITEVNSKKILSSSIVPPVKELNKISTASLNRTRNHFLMRFLSSRYKVRGKYRSYTKGCNMAFWKDDFIKVNGYNERISGWGREDEELVIRFLKMNLRKQFIKFGGITYHIWHPFASRDKLLENDIIMQETLSSNSFSCQMGISQYLHDLRSVENA is encoded by the coding sequence ATGGATATACGTATCAGTTTAATAATTTCAACCTATAATTGGCCTCAGGCTTTACACCTTTGTCTATCTAGTGCTTTAAATCTTTTAACGAAACCGTTTGAAATTATAATTGCAGATGATGGATCTAGTGCAGAAACAGAGGAAGTAATTCGTAATTTTATTGCCAAAAATAAGATTCAAATTAAACATGTCTGGCATGAAGACAATGGTTTTAGACTCTCCCAAATTCGCAATAAAGCAATTTCTAAAGCGGAAGGTAATTATATCGTGCAAATAGATGGAGATATTATCATGCACCCGCATTTTATAACAGATCATCTTTATCTCGCTAAGAAAAACCATTTTGTTACAGGTAGTCGCGCTTTAATTACTGAAGTAAACTCAAAAAAAATATTATCTTCATCTATAGTTCCTCCGGTTAAAGAACTAAATAAAATATCTACAGCATCTCTCAACAGAACTAGAAATCACTTTTTAATGCGTTTTCTATCTAGTCGTTATAAAGTAAGAGGTAAATACAGGTCATATACAAAAGGATGTAATATGGCCTTTTGGAAAGATGATTTTATTAAAGTGAACGGATACAATGAGAGAATTAGTGGCTGGGGAAGAGAAGATGAGGAATTAGTAATTCGTTTTTTAAAAATGAATCTTAGAAAACAGTTTATAAAATTCGGAGGAATCACTTACCATATCTGGCATCCTTTTGCTAGTCGAGATAAACTTTTAGAAAATGACATTATAATGCAAGAAACACTTAGCTCAAATTCTTTTTCATGTCAAATGGGTATCAGTCAATATTTACATGATCTAAGGTCAGTTGAGAATGCTTAA
- a CDS encoding glycosyltransferase has protein sequence MRIGFFNSIETWGGGEKWHFESAVHFAKLGHDVYFFGSKNSKLETKLLEFPAITYIEVHLTNLSFLNPVKRCYLTSTFEKLQIEVVLINNPRDLKIAAYAAHSAGVPRIIYRRGSAIPIKNTFLNQRIFGNYITDVLANSYATRETILANNPQLFPKEKIRVIYNPIDFQKFDQLVYKKIVPDRKDDSLIIGNLARLAPQKNQKFLIDLSVELTRLQIKHQIYITGKGELESELKTYNIEKGTDKNVHFLGFTDSPRSFLVDIDIFILSSLWEGFGYVLAEASLAEKPIIAFNNSSNPELVKDNISGFLTEVNSIPQMVEKIKKLQDIKLRKEMGISGRKFILESFDKNIIYKNLEDYILKGTRTLN, from the coding sequence ATGAGAATAGGTTTTTTTAATTCGATAGAGACGTGGGGCGGAGGTGAGAAATGGCATTTTGAATCTGCAGTACATTTTGCGAAGCTTGGTCATGATGTTTATTTTTTTGGTTCAAAGAACAGTAAATTAGAAACAAAGCTACTTGAATTCCCTGCAATCACATATATTGAAGTCCATTTAACTAATCTTAGTTTTCTAAATCCGGTAAAGAGGTGCTATTTGACTTCGACATTTGAAAAGTTACAGATTGAAGTCGTATTAATCAATAATCCGAGAGATTTAAAAATTGCCGCTTACGCCGCTCATAGTGCAGGAGTTCCTCGTATTATATACCGAAGAGGATCTGCTATTCCTATCAAAAATACATTTCTAAATCAACGTATTTTTGGCAACTATATCACTGATGTGCTAGCAAATTCCTATGCAACTCGAGAAACGATATTAGCAAATAATCCTCAACTGTTTCCAAAAGAAAAAATTAGAGTAATTTACAACCCTATCGATTTTCAAAAATTTGATCAATTAGTTTATAAAAAAATAGTTCCCGATCGCAAAGATGATTCATTAATTATAGGAAATCTAGCAAGACTTGCTCCACAAAAGAATCAGAAGTTTTTAATCGATCTCTCTGTAGAATTAACCAGACTACAGATTAAACATCAGATTTACATTACAGGTAAAGGTGAGCTGGAAAGCGAATTAAAAACTTATAATATAGAAAAGGGTACAGATAAGAATGTTCATTTTCTAGGATTCACAGATTCCCCGAGGAGCTTTTTAGTTGATATTGATATTTTTATATTAAGTTCACTATGGGAGGGTTTTGGATATGTACTAGCAGAGGCTTCTCTAGCAGAAAAGCCCATTATAGCTTTTAACAATAGTAGCAATCCTGAATTAGTAAAGGATAACATCTCTGGCTTTTTAACGGAAGTAAATAGTATTCCACAAATGGTGGAGAAAATCAAAAAACTTCAAGACATTAAGCTTCGAAAAGAAATGGGTATATCAGGCCGGAAATTTATCCTAGAGTCTTTTGATAAAAATATAATCTACAAGAACCTCGAAGATTATATTTTAAAGGGTACGCGCACCCTAAATTAG
- a CDS encoding glycosyltransferase family 4 protein: MLRIGFDAKRFFNNHTGLGNYSRDLIRILRANNPEIEYLLYTPQTGKYHYNSLVPDHIIKRPSGFINRTLPSNWRSNRIVKDLEHDQIDIYHGLSGEIPIGLDKTSIKSVVTIHDLIFIRYPELYKKIDRALYHKKFKYACEHADQIVAISEQTKLDIVDFFHISKDKIKVIYQGCHESFKSVKSEEEKQNLIKKLGLPNEFILNVGTIEPRKNAFSIVQAIKDKDIPLVIVGKQTAYAKEIRSYVAAHNMENRIIFLQGLTMNELSVLYSIAKIFVYPSIFEGFGIPIIEALYSGTPVITTNSGVFPEAGGPFSHYIDPNDINQLSLSIDSILNSPERQEIMSQKGLAYAQQFNDEILAAQWMNLYKKISK; encoded by the coding sequence ATGTTAAGAATAGGATTTGATGCAAAGCGATTTTTTAATAATCACACAGGGCTAGGGAACTACAGCCGTGATTTAATTCGCATATTACGTGCTAATAATCCTGAGATAGAATACCTCCTTTACACACCACAAACTGGAAAATATCACTATAATAGTCTAGTTCCAGATCATATTATTAAACGTCCCTCTGGCTTTATAAATCGTACCTTACCAAGTAATTGGCGTTCTAACCGTATTGTTAAGGATTTAGAACATGATCAGATTGATATTTATCACGGTCTTTCCGGAGAGATCCCAATAGGTCTAGATAAAACATCCATTAAATCTGTCGTGACAATTCATGATTTGATTTTTATTCGCTATCCTGAACTATATAAAAAGATTGACCGTGCGCTTTACCATAAGAAATTTAAATATGCATGCGAGCATGCAGATCAAATTGTAGCGATAAGTGAACAAACCAAATTAGATATTGTTGATTTTTTTCACATTTCTAAAGACAAGATCAAAGTCATCTACCAAGGATGTCATGAATCATTTAAATCTGTTAAATCGGAAGAAGAAAAGCAAAACTTAATTAAGAAGTTGGGTCTTCCCAACGAATTCATATTGAATGTAGGTACAATCGAGCCTCGTAAAAATGCTTTTTCAATTGTCCAGGCAATTAAAGATAAAGATATTCCTTTAGTTATAGTTGGTAAACAGACTGCTTATGCTAAGGAAATAAGATCGTACGTTGCGGCTCATAATATGGAAAATCGCATAATCTTTTTACAAGGATTGACAATGAATGAATTATCGGTCCTCTATAGCATTGCTAAAATATTTGTTTATCCTTCCATTTTTGAAGGATTTGGAATACCTATCATTGAAGCATTATATAGTGGAACGCCTGTCATCACAACAAATTCCGGCGTTTTTCCTGAAGCTGGAGGACCATTCTCCCACTATATTGATCCGAATGATATAAATCAACTTTCCTTAAGTATAGATAGTATTTTGAATTCACCGGAACGACAGGAGATCATGAGTCAAAAAGGATTAGCGTATGCACAACAGTTCAATGACGAAATATTGGCTGCTCAATGGATGAATCTTTACAAAAAAATTAGTAAATGA
- a CDS encoding glycosyltransferase family 9 protein, whose translation MSLPSKIIVTRFSAMGDVAMVASVLKEFVQQYPAVTIIMVTRPPFKAFFEGIPNVQFHPFNPKEQHKGLKGIVNLKRELTSYGADAVADLHFNLRSRILAVLFKVSGLVVKQLDKGRKEKKALTRFQNKVLKPLKPTVERYADVFRDLGFKFILQNKLEPTKLALPNLAHALFSDDESRKIGIAPFAQHSYKVFPLPKMQEIIAFLSQNNFDTFIFGGGKLEQAQAEKWQALYPSVHSTIGRFNLKEELVIISNLDLMISMDSSGMHMASLMGVRCLSVWGATHPFAGFLGYGQSIEDCVQVEHPNRPNSIYGNKPCDCDGKEAIDLVSSEMIINKIKQII comes from the coding sequence ATGTCTTTACCATCCAAAATAATTGTTACGCGCTTCTCTGCCATGGGAGATGTTGCCATGGTTGCTTCAGTCTTGAAGGAATTTGTGCAACAGTACCCTGCTGTAACGATTATTATGGTAACCCGTCCACCTTTTAAGGCTTTTTTTGAAGGTATTCCGAATGTACAATTCCATCCTTTTAATCCCAAAGAACAACATAAGGGTTTAAAAGGTATTGTCAATCTAAAAAGAGAATTAACTTCTTATGGTGCCGATGCAGTTGCTGATCTACATTTTAATTTAAGATCTCGAATTTTAGCAGTTCTTTTTAAAGTATCGGGACTTGTGGTCAAGCAATTGGACAAAGGCCGAAAAGAAAAAAAAGCACTTACCCGATTTCAAAATAAGGTTTTGAAACCGTTAAAACCGACTGTTGAACGTTATGCCGATGTATTTCGTGATCTTGGTTTTAAATTTATATTGCAGAATAAATTAGAGCCTACTAAGTTGGCATTACCCAACTTAGCACATGCTTTATTTTCGGATGATGAAAGCAGAAAAATTGGGATCGCCCCATTTGCACAACACTCCTATAAAGTCTTTCCTCTTCCAAAAATGCAGGAAATAATTGCTTTCTTATCTCAGAACAACTTTGACACATTCATATTTGGCGGAGGGAAATTGGAACAAGCACAAGCTGAAAAATGGCAAGCACTATATCCCAGTGTCCACAGTACAATTGGTCGTTTCAATCTTAAAGAAGAACTTGTTATTATTTCTAATTTAGACTTAATGATCAGTATGGATTCTTCAGGTATGCATATGGCTTCTTTAATGGGTGTTCGTTGCTTGTCCGTGTGGGGTGCTACCCACCCTTTTGCGGGATTTCTTGGTTATGGACAATCCATAGAAGATTGTGTTCAGGTAGAACATCCTAATAGACCAAATTCAATATATGGGAATAAGCCCTGTGATTGTGATGGTAAGGAAGCAATTGATTTAGTCTCTTCGGAAATGATTATTAACAAAATAAAACAAATTATCTAA
- a CDS encoding DUF4254 domain-containing protein, with the protein MISALANTIFQRAIADYHVENEIDQVIQNPFESSSLEHLLYMKCWIDTVQWHMEDVVRNPEIDPKVGLYWKRRIDESNQHRTDTVEYIDSYYLLKFQDVTPNEDAKINTESPAWAIDRLSILALKIYHMEQETLRNDVAPSHIDACQIKLNILLEQRVDLSQSIDELLSDIQAGKKYMKVYKQMKMYNDPSLNPVLYQASK; encoded by the coding sequence ATGATAAGTGCATTAGCTAACACTATTTTTCAACGTGCAATCGCAGATTATCACGTTGAAAACGAAATTGATCAAGTTATTCAAAACCCTTTTGAGTCGTCATCATTGGAACATTTACTGTATATGAAATGTTGGATTGATACCGTACAATGGCATATGGAAGATGTGGTCAGAAATCCTGAAATCGATCCTAAGGTAGGTTTATACTGGAAAAGAAGAATCGATGAATCCAATCAGCATCGTACAGATACTGTGGAATATATAGACAGCTACTATCTATTGAAATTTCAAGATGTTACTCCAAACGAAGATGCTAAAATCAACACAGAAAGTCCTGCTTGGGCAATTGACAGATTGTCGATACTAGCTTTAAAAATCTATCATATGGAGCAAGAGACTTTACGTAATGATGTAGCACCGAGCCATATCGATGCTTGTCAAATTAAATTGAATATTCTTTTAGAACAACGTGTTGATCTCTCTCAGAGTATTGATGAATTGCTTTCTGATATCCAAGCTGGAAAAAAATACATGAAAGTCTATAAACAGATGAAGATGTATAACGATCCAAGTTTAAATCCTGTATTGTATCAAGCATCAAAATAA
- a CDS encoding NADH-quinone oxidoreductase subunit N, with protein sequence MAAFASSISSILDHIIVSIPLFKPELALMIAFVCSIFCSLFIDRIWKQSSFAITIIGLLLSLYLLFDQNSLLTGESGFFEMIKIDKLSILSRIILSLSTILIAVFIQQRFSNQIRPIGDLYAVFLTATLGLHLLTISSNWLLIFIAIETLSISSYVMVGYFSKTKFEAEAAMKYVLFGSICAAVMLYGLSLIYGFTGNLNFDSQQHIQGLIEAPKVMTCIAFLFLLTGIGFKLSFAPFHVWSPDVYQGAPTPITAYLSTVPKIGALVLLSRLLASWTASPFFYSEFLISVIIIIAIATMLIGNLAALKQKDIKRMMAYSSIGHTGILLMVALVYIDNDPDVLLFYLAIYALMNIAVFLFIDQLEQGLESTTIESYKGLGKKYPVIFVSFSILLISLIGLPPTAGFIGKLLVFSKVFEQYQTLNEIPLLFLLIVGALTSVISLFFYFKIPLLAFLRDNDTAIALPKFNRFLVLIAVSISILVVLLGIYPSLLLDLLK encoded by the coding sequence ATGGCCGCATTTGCTTCATCAATTTCGTCAATTTTAGACCATATCATAGTAAGTATCCCTTTATTCAAGCCGGAACTTGCACTCATGATTGCTTTTGTATGCAGTATATTTTGCAGTTTATTTATAGACCGAATTTGGAAACAGAGTTCATTTGCTATTACCATAATCGGTTTATTACTTAGTTTATATTTACTTTTTGATCAGAATAGCCTACTTACTGGTGAATCTGGATTTTTTGAGATGATCAAAATTGATAAATTATCTATTTTATCCCGAATCATCTTATCGCTATCAACTATACTTATAGCTGTATTCATCCAGCAACGTTTTTCAAATCAGATCCGTCCTATTGGTGATCTTTATGCAGTATTTCTCACAGCTACACTAGGACTGCACTTATTAACGATAAGCAGCAACTGGTTGCTGATTTTTATCGCGATTGAAACTTTATCGATCAGCTCGTACGTCATGGTCGGATATTTCTCTAAAACGAAATTTGAGGCTGAAGCGGCAATGAAATATGTTTTATTTGGTTCCATCTGTGCGGCGGTCATGCTGTATGGTCTATCACTTATTTACGGTTTCACGGGAAACTTAAATTTTGATAGCCAGCAACATATCCAGGGACTTATTGAAGCTCCAAAAGTCATGACCTGTATTGCATTTCTGTTTTTACTAACCGGAATTGGTTTTAAATTAAGCTTTGCCCCTTTTCATGTGTGGAGTCCTGATGTTTATCAAGGTGCTCCGACCCCAATAACTGCCTATTTATCAACAGTACCAAAAATTGGAGCACTGGTTCTGTTATCGCGTTTACTGGCGAGCTGGACTGCTAGCCCTTTCTTCTACTCAGAGTTCTTAATCTCCGTTATCATCATCATTGCAATCGCTACAATGCTTATAGGAAATCTAGCCGCATTAAAGCAAAAAGATATTAAAAGAATGATGGCCTATTCTTCGATTGGTCATACTGGTATACTCTTGATGGTGGCTCTTGTTTATATTGACAACGATCCTGATGTTCTATTATTTTATCTGGCAATCTATGCTTTGATGAATATCGCAGTCTTTTTATTTATTGATCAACTGGAACAAGGTCTTGAAAGTACCACTATTGAATCTTATAAAGGTTTGGGTAAAAAATACCCGGTGATATTTGTGAGCTTCTCTATTCTGTTGATCTCACTAATCGGACTTCCTCCTACTGCGGGATTTATCGGAAAACTTCTGGTATTTTCTAAGGTATTTGAACAGTACCAGACGTTAAATGAAATACCTTTATTATTCCTACTTATTGTAGGAGCCTTAACTTCTGTGATCTCGTTATTCTTTTATTTTAAAATTCCACTACTTGCATTTTTAAGAGATAATGACACGGCTATAGCGTTACCTAAGTTCAACAGATTTTTAGTTCTTATAGCTGTTTCGATCAGTATTTTGGTTGTACTCCTCGGAATATATCCAAGTCTGCTTTTAGATTTATTAAAATAG